One Glaciihabitans arcticus DNA window includes the following coding sequences:
- a CDS encoding exonuclease domain-containing protein: protein MSTPWFESLGVFDLETTGIDVETSRIVSAHVGVINGLGEVVEQTDWLADPGIEIPFQASAVHGITTERARAEGRAAAEVVAEIVESLRELFARGIPVTIYNAPYDLTLLHREALRYGITPLDGPLPVIDPLVLDKAVDRFRKGKRTLEAAAEFYGVTLTEAHDAGADALAAGRLAQALVRRYPEQLDIDVADLHGLQVGWCADQSGSFQEYMRRVKDPSFTAHGGWPVR from the coding sequence ATGAGCACCCCGTGGTTTGAGAGTCTTGGCGTTTTCGATCTCGAGACGACGGGAATCGATGTGGAGACGAGTCGCATCGTCTCGGCCCATGTCGGCGTGATCAACGGACTTGGCGAGGTCGTCGAGCAGACCGATTGGCTCGCCGATCCCGGCATCGAGATCCCCTTCCAGGCGAGCGCTGTGCACGGCATCACCACGGAGCGCGCGAGGGCAGAGGGGCGTGCGGCGGCGGAGGTCGTGGCCGAGATCGTCGAGTCGCTGCGGGAGCTGTTCGCGCGGGGCATCCCGGTCACCATCTACAACGCGCCCTACGACCTGACCCTGCTGCACCGTGAAGCCCTTCGGTACGGCATAACGCCGCTCGACGGTCCGCTGCCGGTCATCGACCCGCTGGTGCTCGACAAGGCCGTGGACCGCTTCCGCAAGGGCAAGCGCACCCTCGAGGCTGCCGCCGAGTTCTACGGCGTGACGCTCACCGAGGCGCACGACGCCGGGGCCGATGCCCTCGCGGCCGGCCGCCTCGCGCAGGCGCTCGTGCGTCGCTACCCCGAGCAGCTCGATATCGACGTGGCCGACCTGCACGGACTGCAGGTGGGCTGGTGCGCCGACCAGTCCGGGAGCTTCCAGGAGTACATGCGCCGTGTGAAGGATCCGTCCTTCACCGCCCACGGCGGCTGGCCGGTCAGATAG
- a CDS encoding type B 50S ribosomal protein L31, whose product MKTDIHPEYTAVVFRDLASGETFLTRSTVKSDKTIDLDGVTYPVIDVEISSASHPFYTGKQRIMDSAGRVEKFNSRYKGFGQ is encoded by the coding sequence ATGAAGACCGACATCCACCCCGAGTACACCGCGGTTGTCTTCCGCGATCTCGCATCGGGCGAAACCTTCCTGACCCGTTCGACGGTCAAGAGCGACAAGACGATCGACCTCGACGGCGTGACCTACCCGGTCATCGACGTGGAGATCTCCTCTGCATCGCACCCGTTCTACACGGGCAAGCAGCGCATCATGGACTCCGCGGGACGCGTCGAGAAGTTCAACTCGCGCTACAAGGGCTTCGGACAGTAG
- a CDS encoding ABC transporter ATP-binding protein, with product MASVLELNDVSVVRDGNRILDSITWTVDSDERWVILGPNGAGKTTLLSIASASIHPSSGTALVLGEKLGKVDVFELRPRIGFASTALAKRIPADERVVNVVLTAAYSVTGRWNETYEELDVKRARRVLAEWKLAHLENRRFGDLSDGEQKRVQIARAVMTDPEMLLLDEPAASLDLGAREELLQLLSGYASAPSAPGMVMVTHHVEEIPSAFTHALLLANGRVTASGRISDVITAENLGSTFGLDLEVTENDGRYTARAR from the coding sequence ATGGCAAGTGTTTTAGAGCTCAACGATGTCTCGGTCGTGCGCGACGGCAACAGGATTCTCGACTCCATCACCTGGACCGTCGACAGCGATGAACGCTGGGTGATCCTCGGGCCGAACGGTGCGGGCAAGACCACGCTGCTCTCGATCGCGTCGGCGTCGATTCACCCGAGCTCGGGCACTGCCCTGGTGTTGGGGGAGAAGCTCGGCAAGGTAGACGTCTTCGAACTGCGCCCGCGCATCGGCTTCGCCTCGACCGCCCTCGCCAAGCGCATCCCCGCAGACGAGCGCGTCGTGAACGTTGTGCTGACCGCCGCCTATTCGGTCACCGGCCGTTGGAACGAGACCTACGAAGAGCTCGACGTGAAGCGCGCCCGCCGCGTTCTCGCCGAGTGGAAGCTCGCCCACCTCGAGAACCGTCGTTTCGGCGACCTGAGCGACGGTGAGCAGAAGCGGGTGCAGATCGCGCGTGCCGTGATGACCGACCCCGAGATGCTACTGCTGGATGAACCGGCCGCAAGTCTTGACCTCGGCGCCCGTGAGGAGCTCCTGCAGCTGCTGAGCGGATACGCGAGTGCCCCGTCGGCGCCCGGCATGGTCATGGTTACCCACCATGTCGAGGAGATCCCCTCGGCGTTCACCCATGCGCTGCTGCTGGCGAACGGCCGGGTGACCGCATCCGGTCGCATCTCCGACGTCATCACGGCGGAGAACCTGGGTTCGACGTTCGGCCTCGACCTCGAGGTCACGGAGAATGACGGCCGCTACACGGCGCGCGCACGGTAA
- the glgA gene encoding glycogen synthase — translation MRVDLITREYPPEVYGGAGVHVAELVRALRDDVDVRVRAFGLQRDEENVTSYLVPPSLTAANPALATLGVDLEIAQDTVGADLVHSHTWYANAAGHLASLLHGIPHVVTAHSLEPLRPWKAEQLGGGYRVSSWIEASAFAGAAAVIAVSHGMRRDILRSYPFLDEQRVVVVHNGIDLERWKPVDDADLVRELGIDPERPSVVFVGRITRQKGLVYLLEAAKLLPPEVQLILCAGAPDTPEILAEVQAGVEALQQERTGVVWIDRLLSQHELSAVLTQATTFVCPSVYEPLGIVNLEAMACGAPVVGTATGGIPEVVDDGVTGRLVPIEQLEDGTGTPVDPKKFIKDLADTLTEVVSDPENAKRMGEAGRKRAEAEFGWDRIAKRTREIYASLL, via the coding sequence ATGCGAGTCGACCTAATTACCCGAGAGTATCCACCCGAGGTCTACGGGGGAGCCGGAGTGCACGTTGCCGAGCTCGTCCGCGCGTTGCGCGATGACGTCGACGTGCGCGTGCGCGCGTTCGGTTTGCAACGGGATGAGGAGAACGTCACCTCGTATCTCGTACCCCCGAGCCTCACGGCGGCGAACCCCGCACTCGCCACCCTCGGCGTAGACCTCGAGATCGCGCAGGACACCGTGGGTGCCGACCTCGTGCACTCGCACACCTGGTACGCCAACGCCGCCGGCCACCTGGCCTCACTCCTGCACGGAATTCCGCACGTTGTCACGGCGCACAGCCTCGAACCTCTGCGCCCGTGGAAGGCCGAGCAGTTGGGCGGCGGCTATCGCGTCTCCAGCTGGATCGAGGCCTCGGCGTTTGCCGGAGCCGCTGCTGTCATCGCGGTGAGCCACGGCATGCGCCGCGACATCCTCCGCTCGTATCCTTTCCTCGACGAACAGCGCGTTGTGGTTGTGCACAACGGCATCGACCTCGAGCGCTGGAAGCCGGTCGACGATGCCGACCTCGTGCGGGAACTGGGAATCGACCCAGAACGTCCGTCCGTTGTGTTCGTCGGGCGTATCACGCGGCAGAAGGGGCTCGTCTACCTGCTTGAGGCAGCCAAACTGTTGCCGCCCGAGGTGCAGCTGATTCTGTGCGCCGGCGCCCCCGACACCCCCGAGATCCTCGCCGAGGTACAGGCCGGAGTCGAGGCCCTGCAGCAGGAGCGCACCGGAGTCGTCTGGATCGACCGCCTGCTCAGCCAGCACGAGCTCTCCGCCGTGCTCACCCAGGCGACCACGTTCGTGTGCCCGAGTGTCTACGAGCCGCTCGGCATCGTGAACCTCGAAGCCATGGCGTGCGGCGCCCCGGTCGTCGGTACGGCTACGGGGGGCATCCCGGAGGTCGTCGACGACGGCGTGACCGGACGACTGGTTCCGATCGAGCAGCTCGAGGACGGCACCGGCACCCCGGTCGACCCGAAGAAATTCATCAAGGACCTCGCCGATACCCTCACTGAGGTCGTCTCCGACCCCGAGAACGCGAAGCGCATGGGCGAGGCGGGCCGCAAGCGCGCCGAGGCCGAGTTCGGCTGGGACCGTATCGCGAAGCGCACCCGGGAGATCTACGCGTCGCTCCTGTGA
- a CDS encoding glucose-1-phosphate adenylyltransferase: MASKKIFGIVLAGGEGKRLMPLTADRAKPAVPFGGGYRLIDFALSNLINSGLTKIVVLTQYKSHSLDRHVSQTWRLSGLLDAYVASVPAQQRLGKRWFSGSADAILQSLNLLRDEKPDIVVVVGADHVYRMDFSQMIEAHIASGRGLTVAAIRQPISLADQFGVIELDEKDPGLIKAFREKPTDAVGLADSPNEVLASMGNYVFDADILIDAVLRDGERSDSNHDMGGDIVPDFVSRGAAGVYDLNNNDVPGSTERDKFYWRDVGSIDSFFEAHQDLISALPIFNLYNRDWPIFSQQLNSPPAKFVRDARGYLGTTIDSIVSLGSLLSGAHIERSILGPWTTVESGAMLVDCIVFERARVGPNAVVRRAILDKDVVIEAGASVGVDPDADRARGLTVTESGITIVGKGVHVAP, from the coding sequence ATGGCGTCGAAGAAGATATTCGGAATTGTTCTCGCAGGTGGAGAGGGCAAGCGGTTGATGCCGCTCACCGCGGATCGCGCCAAGCCGGCAGTGCCCTTCGGCGGCGGATACCGCCTCATCGACTTCGCGCTCAGCAACCTCATCAACTCCGGTCTCACGAAGATCGTTGTGCTGACCCAATACAAGTCGCACAGCCTCGACCGACACGTGTCGCAGACCTGGCGCCTCTCCGGTCTGCTCGACGCGTACGTTGCCTCGGTGCCCGCTCAACAGCGCCTCGGCAAGCGCTGGTTCTCGGGTTCGGCCGATGCGATCCTGCAGAGCCTCAACCTGCTGCGCGACGAGAAGCCCGACATCGTTGTTGTGGTCGGTGCCGACCACGTCTACCGCATGGACTTCAGTCAGATGATCGAGGCCCACATCGCCTCCGGTCGCGGACTCACCGTCGCGGCGATCCGCCAGCCGATCTCCCTCGCCGACCAGTTCGGTGTCATCGAACTCGACGAGAAGGACCCGGGCCTGATCAAGGCGTTCCGCGAGAAGCCGACTGATGCCGTTGGCCTTGCCGATTCACCGAACGAGGTGCTCGCGTCGATGGGCAACTACGTCTTCGATGCCGACATCCTCATCGACGCGGTGCTGCGCGATGGCGAACGCTCCGACTCGAACCACGACATGGGTGGCGACATCGTGCCCGACTTCGTATCCCGTGGAGCGGCCGGCGTCTACGACCTCAACAACAACGACGTGCCCGGTTCCACCGAGCGCGACAAGTTCTACTGGCGCGACGTCGGTTCGATCGACTCCTTCTTCGAGGCCCACCAGGACCTGATCTCGGCGCTGCCGATCTTCAACCTGTACAACCGCGACTGGCCGATCTTCAGCCAGCAGCTCAACTCGCCGCCCGCCAAGTTCGTTCGGGATGCGCGTGGCTACCTCGGAACGACGATCGACTCGATCGTGTCCCTCGGTTCGCTGCTCTCGGGCGCGCACATCGAGCGCAGCATCCTCGGGCCGTGGACCACCGTGGAGTCAGGCGCGATGCTCGTCGACTGCATCGTGTTCGAGCGCGCGAGGGTCGGGCCGAACGCCGTGGTGCGTCGCGCTATTCTGGACAAGGACGTGGTGATCGAAGCGGGCGCCTCCGTCGGCGTCGACCCGGATGCGGACAGGGCGCGCGGCCTCACCGTCACCGAATCCGGCATCACCATTGTCGGCAAGGGAGTCCACGTCGCCCCGTAG
- the serB gene encoding phosphoserine phosphatase SerB — MARFLVILDVDSTLIENEVIELLAERAGTLDEVARITLDAMNGELDFEASLRSRVATLEGLPASVFEDVAPAIVVTPGVPEMVAAVQAADGRVAVVSGGFHEVLDPVAEALGLNFWRANRLEVADGVLTGGLTGPIIDAAAKADTLREWAAECGLPLRQTIAVGDGANDLEMMAICGLAVGFDAKAPVRDEAHVLLDVRDMSQLLPLLGLRG; from the coding sequence ATGGCGCGTTTTCTCGTAATCCTCGACGTCGACTCGACACTCATCGAGAACGAGGTGATCGAACTGCTGGCCGAGCGCGCCGGCACACTCGACGAGGTGGCCCGCATCACGCTCGACGCGATGAACGGCGAGCTCGATTTCGAGGCCTCGCTGCGCTCTCGGGTCGCGACGCTCGAGGGCCTTCCCGCCTCCGTTTTTGAGGATGTCGCGCCCGCCATCGTCGTCACCCCAGGCGTTCCCGAGATGGTCGCCGCGGTGCAGGCCGCCGACGGTCGCGTCGCGGTGGTGTCCGGCGGCTTCCACGAGGTGCTCGACCCGGTCGCGGAAGCGCTCGGCCTCAACTTCTGGCGCGCGAACCGGCTCGAGGTGGCCGATGGGGTGCTCACCGGAGGTCTCACCGGTCCGATCATCGACGCCGCGGCGAAGGCGGACACCCTGCGCGAGTGGGCTGCCGAGTGCGGCCTTCCGCTGCGCCAGACGATCGCCGTCGGCGACGGGGCGAACGACCTCGAGATGATGGCGATCTGCGGACTGGCCGTCGGCTTCGACGCCAAGGCGCCGGTTCGGGATGAGGCTCACGTGCTGCTCGACGTTCGGGACATGTCGCAGCTGCTGCCGCTGTTGGGGTTGCGGGGCTAG
- the fabG gene encoding 3-oxoacyl-ACP reductase FabG — MSTQRTVLITGGNRGIGRAIAEEFVALGHRVAVTARSGEGPEGTLTVHADVTDAASLDAAFTAVEEQYGPVEVVVANAGITRDLLLLRMTEADFTDVIDTNLTGAFRLVKRASKGMIKARFGRIILVSSVVGLLGSAGQINYSASKSGLIGLARSVTRELGSRGITANVIAPGFIETDMTAELPEQTQADYKKSIPAGRFATPTEVAKVITWLASDDAAYISGAVIPVDGGLGMGH, encoded by the coding sequence ATGTCTACGCAGCGCACTGTACTAATCACCGGCGGAAACCGCGGAATCGGCAGGGCCATCGCCGAGGAATTCGTTGCCCTCGGGCACCGTGTCGCGGTCACGGCTCGCTCCGGTGAGGGACCTGAGGGCACGCTGACAGTTCACGCCGACGTGACCGACGCCGCCAGCCTCGACGCCGCCTTCACCGCCGTCGAGGAGCAGTATGGCCCGGTCGAGGTCGTGGTCGCCAATGCGGGCATCACCCGTGACCTGCTGCTGCTCCGGATGACCGAAGCCGACTTCACGGACGTCATCGACACCAACCTCACGGGGGCGTTCCGCCTCGTCAAGCGCGCCTCAAAGGGAATGATCAAGGCCCGCTTCGGTCGGATCATCCTGGTCTCGAGTGTCGTCGGCTTGCTGGGCAGCGCCGGCCAGATCAATTACTCGGCGTCCAAGAGCGGACTCATCGGACTCGCCCGCTCGGTCACCCGCGAGCTCGGATCACGCGGCATCACGGCGAACGTCATCGCCCCGGGCTTCATCGAGACCGACATGACCGCCGAACTGCCCGAGCAGACTCAGGCCGACTACAAGAAGTCGATCCCGGCCGGGCGTTTTGCCACGCCGACCGAGGTCGCGAAAGTCATCACCTGGCTCGCGAGTGACGACGCGGCGTACATCTCCGGTGCCGTCATCCCCGTGGACGGCGGACTCGGCATGGGGCACTAG
- a CDS encoding DUF3099 domain-containing protein, with the protein MNNPQSITSLPASPAEDRRRRMINYSIAMSIRTICVIIGIFMQGWWLLVFVLAAMILPYFAVVLANNIAPRGGGRVERPGVSVPLAIERPASFDKPAPFESPAPFDRDQQ; encoded by the coding sequence ATGAACAACCCGCAGTCGATCACCTCGCTTCCCGCGTCCCCGGCCGAGGACCGCAGGCGTCGCATGATCAACTATTCGATCGCTATGTCGATCCGCACGATCTGCGTGATCATCGGCATCTTCATGCAGGGTTGGTGGCTGCTCGTCTTCGTGCTCGCGGCGATGATCCTGCCCTACTTCGCCGTGGTGCTCGCCAACAACATCGCGCCACGGGGCGGCGGGCGCGTCGAGCGTCCGGGCGTCTCCGTGCCGCTCGCCATCGAACGCCCCGCGTCGTTCGATAAACCAGCGCCGTTCGAAAGCCCAGCGCCGTTCGATCGGGACCAGCAGTGA
- a CDS encoding SURF1 family protein, giving the protein MSGWSFALSRRWFGYLAVAIVFAIVCCFLGFWQLSRRADARAEINRLDNNYSSDPRPIADVLGSLDAFEESQKWTPVEVTGRYLLDEQLLVRNRPYNQSPGFEVLTPLLLDDGTVFVVDRGWVSPGEKQDTPDNVPAAPSGEVTVTARVKAGEPVIPGRSAPAGQIATVHLEDVAERLDRPTFTGAYGLLVDEDPAPAGRPLAAQKPERDEGPHLSYALQWFVFAIFGFFGLGYGLRQEYRVVNAEDPEERERAAERLRKDRARARTDAEIEDAILDGERSLDGERSLDEVGR; this is encoded by the coding sequence GTGAGCGGCTGGAGCTTCGCGCTCTCGCGCCGCTGGTTCGGCTATCTCGCGGTCGCCATCGTCTTCGCCATCGTCTGCTGCTTCCTCGGCTTCTGGCAACTGAGCCGTCGCGCGGACGCCCGCGCTGAGATCAACCGCCTCGACAACAACTACTCGAGCGACCCGCGACCGATCGCGGATGTGCTCGGCAGCCTCGACGCCTTCGAGGAGTCGCAGAAGTGGACGCCGGTCGAGGTGACCGGTCGTTACCTGCTCGACGAGCAGCTGCTGGTGCGCAACCGCCCCTACAACCAGAGCCCCGGTTTCGAGGTGCTCACTCCCCTGCTGCTGGATGACGGCACCGTCTTCGTCGTGGACCGCGGCTGGGTGTCCCCCGGTGAAAAGCAGGACACTCCCGACAATGTTCCCGCGGCACCGTCCGGCGAGGTCACGGTGACCGCGCGCGTCAAGGCCGGCGAGCCGGTCATCCCGGGCCGTTCCGCTCCCGCGGGCCAGATCGCGACGGTTCACCTCGAGGATGTCGCGGAGCGCCTGGACCGGCCGACCTTCACGGGCGCGTACGGGCTGCTTGTCGACGAAGACCCGGCACCCGCCGGTCGTCCGCTCGCCGCGCAGAAGCCGGAGCGGGATGAGGGTCCGCACCTCTCCTATGCCCTGCAGTGGTTCGTCTTCGCGATCTTCGGATTCTTCGGGCTCGGCTACGGCCTGCGCCAGGAGTACCGCGTGGTCAACGCCGAGGATCCCGAGGAACGCGAGCGTGCTGCCGAGCGTCTCCGCAAGGACCGCGCACGTGCCCGAACCGACGCCGAGATCGAGGACGCCATTCTCGATGGAGAACGCAGTCTCGACGGAGAACGCAGTCTCGACGAAGTCGGTCGCTAG
- a CDS encoding ABC-F family ATP-binding cassette domain-containing protein, with protein sequence MLVVHDLEIRVGARMLMSGVSFQVSRGDKIGLVGRNGAGKTTLTKTLAGETLPTDGKIERTGEIGYLPQDPRSGDPEMLARTRILDARGLGSIMLGMEQAMMDMASPDAAVSAKAMKSYGNLEERFTTLGGYSAEAEAAVISSNLKLPDRILDQPLKTLSGGQRRRIELARILFSAADTMILDEPTNHLDADSVLWLREYLKGFQGGLIVISHDIDIVEETVNKVFYLDANRQVIDVYNMGWKNYLRQRADDEERRKKERVNAEKKAGVLQAQAAKFGAKASKAASAHQMVARAEKLLSGLEEVRAVDRVAKLRFPEPAPCGKTPLMAENLSKSYGSLEIFTAVDVAIDRGDKVVVLGLNGAGKTTLLRMLAGVDIPDTGSIKPGHGLRVGYYAQEHETIDIKRSVLQNMVSSSPNINEMEARRVLGSFLFTGDDADKPAGVLSGGEKTRLALAMIVVSGANVLLLDEPTNNLDPASREEILGALANYSGAVVLVSHDEGAVEALNPDRVLILPDGTEDHYNAGYLELISLA encoded by the coding sequence GTGCTCGTCGTACATGACCTCGAGATTCGAGTGGGCGCACGGATGCTGATGTCCGGTGTCTCATTCCAGGTCTCCCGAGGCGACAAGATCGGCCTCGTCGGCCGAAACGGCGCCGGCAAGACCACGCTCACCAAAACGCTCGCGGGGGAGACCCTGCCCACCGACGGCAAGATCGAGCGCACCGGCGAGATCGGCTACCTGCCGCAGGACCCGCGCTCGGGCGACCCAGAGATGCTGGCGCGCACCCGCATCCTCGACGCCCGCGGTCTCGGCTCGATCATGCTCGGCATGGAGCAGGCGATGATGGACATGGCCTCGCCCGATGCGGCGGTCAGCGCCAAGGCGATGAAGTCCTACGGCAACCTCGAGGAGCGCTTTACGACCCTCGGCGGTTATTCGGCCGAGGCGGAGGCCGCCGTCATCTCGAGCAACCTCAAGCTGCCCGACCGCATCCTCGACCAGCCGCTCAAGACGCTCTCGGGTGGCCAGCGACGGCGCATCGAACTGGCCCGCATTCTCTTCTCAGCTGCCGACACGATGATTCTGGATGAGCCCACCAACCACCTCGACGCCGACTCGGTGCTGTGGCTGCGCGAGTACCTCAAGGGCTTCCAGGGCGGTCTGATCGTGATCAGTCACGACATCGACATCGTCGAGGAGACCGTCAACAAGGTCTTCTACCTGGACGCGAACCGCCAGGTCATCGACGTCTACAACATGGGCTGGAAGAACTACCTGCGCCAGCGCGCCGACGACGAAGAGCGCCGCAAGAAGGAGCGCGTCAACGCTGAGAAGAAGGCGGGCGTGCTGCAGGCGCAGGCCGCCAAGTTCGGCGCGAAGGCGTCGAAGGCGGCATCCGCCCACCAGATGGTGGCGCGTGCCGAGAAGCTGCTCTCCGGGCTCGAAGAGGTGCGCGCGGTCGACCGCGTCGCCAAACTGCGCTTCCCGGAGCCCGCTCCCTGCGGCAAGACCCCGCTGATGGCCGAGAACCTGTCGAAGAGCTACGGCTCGCTCGAGATCTTCACCGCCGTCGACGTCGCCATCGACCGCGGCGACAAGGTGGTTGTGCTCGGCCTGAACGGTGCGGGCAAGACGACACTGCTGAGGATGCTCGCCGGCGTCGACATCCCCGATACCGGTTCCATCAAGCCGGGCCACGGCCTGCGCGTCGGGTATTACGCCCAGGAGCACGAGACGATCGACATCAAGCGATCGGTACTGCAGAACATGGTCTCCTCGTCACCCAACATCAACGAGATGGAGGCCCGTCGGGTGCTCGGATCGTTCCTGTTCACGGGTGATGACGCCGACAAGCCCGCCGGAGTGCTCTCCGGTGGTGAGAAGACCCGTCTCGCTCTCGCGATGATCGTGGTCTCCGGCGCCAACGTGCTGCTGCTCGATGAGCCCACCAACAACCTGGACCCCGCCTCGCGCGAGGAGATCCTCGGAGCCCTCGCCAACTACTCGGGCGCCGTTGTGCTCGTGTCGCACGATGAAGGTGCCGTCGAGGCGCTCAACCCCGACCGGGTGCTCATCCTGCCTGATGGCACGGAAGACCACTACAACGCGGGCTACCTCGAGCTGATCTCGCTGGCCTAG
- a CDS encoding metal-sulfur cluster assembly factor, translating into MATALAPALFDQVEEALKDVMDPELGVNIVDLGLIYDLTWDDENNALIISMTLTSAGCPLTDVLEEQTAQALDNVVDAFRINWVWMPPWGPEKITDDGRDMMRALGFSM; encoded by the coding sequence ATGGCCACCGCTCTCGCACCGGCACTCTTCGACCAGGTCGAGGAGGCGCTCAAGGACGTTATGGACCCCGAGCTCGGGGTCAACATCGTCGACCTCGGTCTCATCTACGACCTGACCTGGGACGACGAGAACAACGCACTCATCATCAGCATGACCCTGACGAGTGCGGGATGCCCTCTCACCGACGTGCTCGAGGAGCAGACGGCTCAGGCACTCGATAATGTAGTTGACGCGTTCCGCATCAACTGGGTCTGGATGCCGCCGTGGGGCCCGGAAAAGATCACCGATGACGGACGCGACATGATGCGTGCGCTCGGCTTCTCCATGTAG
- the sufC gene encoding Fe-S cluster assembly ATPase SufC, with protein MSVLEVKDLRVSVETEQGTKEILKGVDLVINEGEIHAIMGPNGSGKSTLAYTIAGHPKYHVEGGSVKLDGVEMLELSVDERARAGLFLAMQYPVEIPGVTVSNFLRTAKTALDGEAPALRPWIKEIRESMEALRMDKTFAERNVNEGFSGGEKKRHEILQLELLKPKFAILDETDSGLDVDALKIVSEGVNRAKENTGLGLLLITHYTRILRYIKPDFVHVFVDGKVAEEGGPELADRLEDEGYDRFLRLSEAPGAGVA; from the coding sequence ATGTCAGTACTCGAAGTCAAGGATCTCCGCGTCAGCGTCGAGACCGAACAGGGCACCAAGGAGATCCTCAAGGGGGTCGACCTCGTCATCAACGAGGGCGAGATCCACGCGATCATGGGCCCGAACGGCTCCGGCAAGTCCACGCTCGCGTACACGATCGCCGGACACCCGAAGTATCACGTCGAAGGCGGCTCGGTGAAGCTCGACGGTGTCGAGATGCTCGAGCTCAGTGTCGACGAGCGCGCCCGCGCCGGACTCTTCCTCGCCATGCAGTACCCGGTCGAGATCCCCGGCGTCACCGTCTCCAACTTCCTCCGCACCGCGAAGACCGCCCTCGACGGTGAGGCGCCCGCGCTTCGCCCGTGGATCAAGGAGATCCGCGAGTCGATGGAGGCCCTGCGCATGGACAAGACGTTCGCCGAGCGCAACGTCAACGAGGGCTTCTCCGGTGGGGAGAAGAAGCGCCACGAGATACTGCAGCTCGAGCTGCTCAAGCCGAAGTTCGCGATCCTCGATGAGACCGACTCCGGTCTCGACGTCGACGCGCTCAAGATCGTCTCCGAGGGCGTCAACCGCGCCAAGGAGAACACCGGTCTCGGCCTCCTGCTCATCACGCACTACACGCGCATCCTCCGCTACATCAAGCCGGACTTCGTGCACGTGTTCGTCGACGGCAAGGTTGCAGAAGAAGGCGGCCCCGAGCTCGCCGATCGTCTTGAAGACGAGGGCTACGACCGTTTCCTGCGCTTGTCAGAAGCACCCGGCGCTGGCGTAGCCTAG
- a CDS encoding non-heme iron oxygenase ferredoxin subunit, which translates to MSATRVCSQAELTPSAALRVVVDGKPIAVVIDSLGTVHALGDTCTHGDISLSEGFVEDDTLECWAHGSKFELTTGKPLTLPAYEPVPVYPVTIVDGDVFVEATPISQEA; encoded by the coding sequence ATGTCCGCCACCCGTGTCTGTTCGCAGGCGGAGCTCACCCCGAGCGCTGCGCTGCGTGTCGTCGTCGACGGCAAACCGATCGCCGTGGTGATCGACTCGCTCGGCACCGTGCACGCGCTCGGTGACACCTGCACGCATGGCGACATCTCGCTCTCAGAGGGTTTCGTCGAAGACGACACCCTCGAATGCTGGGCGCACGGCTCGAAGTTCGAGCTGACGACCGGCAAGCCCCTCACCCTTCCCGCGTACGAGCCCGTACCGGTATACCCCGTGACCATCGTGGACGGCGACGTGTTCGTCGAAGCCACTCCGATAAGCCAGGAAGCCTAG